The following proteins come from a genomic window of Deltaproteobacteria bacterium IMCC39524:
- a CDS encoding cytochrome c biogenesis protein ResB produces the protein MKPILDFFSSVKLTLALLLGLSAVAVFGTIWPVEQGTILRFELYFQSLWFRLLLGLLALNLSACTWQTFVRVLGEKKRLLGQLKNADPAMQKTDHDLVSQDIDELSSRLQEQGYSVTLTGDRLLARRGVIGRWALPILHLSILVIMVGALAAQLGFVGTLNLYVTHQSEEYFDWASETDVPLGFTFRLDHFEPQYYPIDLRFATYDKKTRKQLQEFTTREGERVDISPGLSVQVQRFFPDEQHLVLGVLREGVLVGEYHSLSGERTYPNNIDLGVEIKLTAFRDPLLKQLHCEVSILENDEVVRQGIIEVNTPLVHRGVAIYQTAYSRDASGFWTCGFQLSKDPGEPLVWLGSVVLTLAILLVFFARFSAVGVVPIGHAFCLRPLAGFRGEVGQERLRGLAAAIGRQAPND, from the coding sequence ATGAAGCCCATTCTTGATTTTTTCAGCTCGGTAAAACTGACCTTGGCCTTGTTGCTCGGTCTTTCAGCTGTTGCTGTTTTCGGTACGATCTGGCCGGTCGAGCAAGGTACGATACTGCGTTTCGAACTATATTTCCAGTCTCTATGGTTTCGTCTACTGCTAGGCCTCTTGGCACTTAACCTTTCAGCTTGTACCTGGCAGACATTTGTCCGGGTTTTGGGTGAGAAAAAACGGCTGCTTGGCCAGTTGAAAAACGCTGACCCTGCCATGCAAAAAACGGATCACGACCTTGTTTCTCAGGACATTGATGAGCTGTCCAGCCGCTTGCAGGAGCAGGGCTATAGCGTGACCCTCACGGGTGACAGGCTGCTCGCTCGCCGCGGTGTGATTGGACGTTGGGCTTTGCCGATCCTGCATCTCTCGATTCTGGTGATCATGGTCGGGGCTCTGGCGGCTCAACTCGGCTTTGTCGGTACCCTGAATCTCTATGTAACTCACCAGAGTGAAGAGTATTTTGATTGGGCGAGCGAAACGGATGTGCCGCTCGGTTTTACTTTTCGCCTTGATCATTTTGAGCCTCAATATTATCCGATTGATCTGCGTTTTGCCACCTACGACAAGAAAACCCGAAAGCAGCTGCAGGAGTTCACGACCCGTGAAGGGGAAAGGGTGGACATCTCTCCCGGGTTAAGTGTGCAGGTGCAGCGTTTTTTCCCTGATGAACAGCATCTTGTCCTCGGCGTTTTGCGAGAAGGTGTTCTGGTCGGTGAGTACCATAGTTTGAGCGGAGAGCGGACTTATCCCAACAATATTGATCTTGGTGTCGAGATCAAGCTGACAGCTTTCCGTGACCCACTGCTCAAGCAGTTGCACTGTGAAGTCTCCATTCTGGAGAATGACGAGGTCGTGCGGCAGGGGATTATCGAGGTCAATACACCTCTGGTTCACCGTGGCGTGGCGATTTACCAGACGGCTTACAGCCGTGATGCCTCTGGGTTCTGGACCTGTGGCTTCCAATTGTCCAAAGACCCGGGTGAACCCTTGGTCTGGTTGGGAAGCGTTGTCTTGACCTTGGCGATTCTTCTGGTTTTCTTTGCCCGCTTTTCTGCCGTGGGGGTTGTGCCGATTGGACATGCTTTTTGTTTGCGGCCTTTGGCGGGTTTTCGTGGCGAGGTTGGTCAGGAAAGGTTGCGCGGGTTGGCTGCTGCGATCGGACGGCAGGCTCCCAATGATTGA
- the acnA gene encoding aconitate hydratase AcnA, producing MSNDSLNSFKSRQSLDVDGASYEYYSLESFAAKRGEVKRLPLTLKVLLENLLRNEDGDSVTEKDINAVVDWLDQRSSDHEIAFRPARVLMQDFTGVPAVVDLAAMRDAVTRVGGDPQKINPQIPVDLVIDHSVMVDKYAMPEAFAYNVDKEMERNRERYAFLRWGQLAFDNFRVVPPGTGICHQVNLEYLARTVWSEERDGKKVAYPDTLVGTDSHTTMINGLAVLGWGVGGIEAEAAMLGQPVSMIIPEVVGFRMTGSLKEGVTATDLVLTVTQILRQFGVVGKFVEFFGDGLAKLPLADRATIANMAPEYGATCGWFPIDDVTLDYLRLSNRDDATVALVEAYAKEQDLWRYEGMADPEYTAVLELDLNTVMPSLAGPKRPQDRVDLEAMKEATHAVIPAEAVAKTAPVEDADFSLNQGDVVIAAITSCTNTSNPAVMMGAGLVAKKAVEKGLVQKPWVKTSLAPGSKVVTDYLEKAGLQTYLDQIGFHVVGYGCTTCIGNSGPLTGPIADAIADNDMTVCSVLSGNRNFEGRVHSHTKANWLASPPLVVAYALAGNTCIDLTKDPLGQDPQGNDVYLKDIWPSDEEVAEMVKLVSADMFREKYADVFAGEESWRSLPVPEGETYDWDDKSTYVREPSFFEVRDEMAIGLESFSGARLLALLGDSITTDHISPAGTILASSPAGVYLRERGIGPADFNSYGSRRGNHEVMMRGTFANIRLKNELVPGVEGGFTRALPDDDQVSIFDAAMTHAEAKTPLIIIAGKEYGTGSSRDWAAKGTLLLGVKAVVTESYERIHRSNLVGMGIVPLQFKNGDSRKTLAIDGSETFDLVGQSNELEPGQDLTLRINRADGSSQDVVVTCRIDTVNEVQYFQSGGILNYVLRNLMQ from the coding sequence ATGAGTAACGACAGTTTGAACAGTTTTAAGAGCCGTCAAAGCCTCGATGTGGACGGTGCCAGCTACGAATATTACAGCCTCGAAAGTTTCGCTGCAAAACGCGGCGAGGTCAAGCGTTTGCCACTTACGCTCAAAGTGCTTTTGGAAAATCTTTTACGCAATGAAGATGGTGATTCGGTGACGGAAAAAGATATTAATGCCGTGGTCGACTGGCTCGATCAACGCAGCTCCGATCATGAAATTGCCTTTCGTCCAGCGCGAGTGCTGATGCAGGATTTTACCGGTGTCCCAGCGGTCGTTGATTTGGCCGCGATGCGCGATGCAGTGACTCGTGTTGGCGGCGACCCGCAAAAGATTAACCCCCAGATCCCGGTGGACCTGGTCATCGATCACTCGGTTATGGTCGACAAGTATGCCATGCCGGAAGCCTTTGCCTATAACGTTGATAAAGAGATGGAGCGTAATCGTGAGCGTTATGCTTTTCTGCGTTGGGGCCAGCTGGCCTTCGATAACTTCCGTGTTGTGCCACCTGGCACAGGTATTTGTCACCAGGTAAATCTTGAATACCTAGCCCGCACGGTCTGGTCGGAAGAGCGAGATGGTAAGAAGGTCGCTTATCCTGACACCCTGGTGGGCACTGACAGTCACACGACGATGATCAATGGCCTGGCCGTTCTCGGCTGGGGGGTTGGTGGTATCGAAGCCGAGGCGGCGATGCTCGGTCAGCCGGTGTCGATGATTATCCCCGAAGTCGTTGGTTTCCGTATGACCGGAAGTTTGAAAGAGGGTGTTACGGCAACGGATCTTGTCCTGACCGTGACCCAGATTTTACGCCAGTTCGGCGTGGTTGGGAAATTCGTCGAATTTTTCGGTGACGGTCTGGCGAAACTGCCTTTGGCTGACCGTGCAACGATCGCCAATATGGCTCCTGAGTATGGAGCGACCTGTGGCTGGTTCCCGATCGATGATGTCACTCTCGATTACCTGCGGCTTTCCAACCGTGATGATGCAACAGTGGCTCTGGTTGAAGCTTATGCTAAAGAGCAGGATTTGTGGCGTTACGAAGGCATGGCTGACCCTGAGTACACAGCCGTTCTTGAACTTGATCTGAATACAGTCATGCCAAGTCTTGCCGGGCCGAAGCGGCCCCAGGACCGTGTTGATCTCGAAGCGATGAAAGAAGCTACGCATGCTGTTATCCCGGCGGAGGCCGTGGCCAAGACAGCTCCTGTTGAGGATGCTGACTTTAGTTTGAATCAGGGAGATGTTGTGATCGCGGCGATCACCTCATGTACCAACACCTCCAACCCGGCGGTGATGATGGGGGCGGGGCTGGTCGCAAAAAAAGCGGTTGAAAAAGGCCTTGTCCAGAAGCCCTGGGTTAAAACCTCGCTGGCGCCCGGTTCCAAGGTCGTGACCGACTACCTGGAAAAAGCCGGCCTGCAAACTTACCTTGATCAGATCGGTTTTCACGTGGTCGGCTATGGGTGTACCACCTGTATCGGTAACTCCGGGCCCTTAACCGGACCGATTGCTGACGCGATCGCAGACAATGACATGACCGTCTGCTCAGTTCTTTCCGGCAATCGCAACTTTGAGGGTCGTGTTCATTCGCACACCAAGGCCAACTGGCTGGCGTCCCCGCCGCTGGTGGTGGCTTATGCCCTGGCCGGTAACACCTGCATTGACCTGACCAAAGACCCTCTGGGGCAAGATCCGCAAGGGAATGATGTCTATCTGAAAGACATCTGGCCAAGTGATGAAGAGGTGGCCGAGATGGTCAAGCTGGTTTCAGCTGACATGTTCCGCGAAAAGTACGCCGATGTCTTTGCCGGTGAAGAGAGTTGGCGTAGTCTGCCGGTCCCGGAAGGTGAGACTTATGACTGGGATGACAAGTCCACTTATGTCAGGGAACCCTCGTTTTTCGAGGTCCGCGACGAAATGGCCATCGGTCTGGAAAGTTTCTCCGGGGCACGACTTCTGGCCCTGCTCGGTGACTCGATCACCACGGATCACATCTCGCCGGCCGGCACAATCCTGGCGAGTAGCCCTGCCGGTGTTTATCTTCGTGAACGTGGCATAGGTCCGGCGGATTTCAACTCGTATGGCTCGCGGCGCGGCAATCATGAAGTGATGATGCGTGGGACTTTTGCCAATATACGTTTAAAAAATGAATTGGTGCCCGGCGTTGAAGGCGGCTTTACCAGGGCTTTGCCTGATGACGATCAAGTCAGCATTTTTGATGCTGCAATGACACATGCCGAGGCAAAGACGCCTCTGATCATTATCGCCGGCAAGGAATACGGCACTGGATCCAGTCGCGACTGGGCCGCCAAGGGCACCCTCCTGCTCGGCGTGAAAGCGGTGGTCACGGAGAGCTACGAAAGAATTCATCGATCCAACCTGGTGGGCATGGGGATTGTGCCGTTACAGTTCAAAAACGGTGACAGCCGCAAGACTCTCGCCATCGATGGCAGTGAAACTTTTGACCTCGTTGGTCAGTCTAACGAACTTGAGCCAGGACAGGATCTCACCTTACGTATCAATCGTGCTGATGGCAGCAGCCAGGATGTTGTTGTGACCTGTCGGATTGATACGGTGAATGAGGTGCAATATTTCCAGAGTGGTGGGATTTTGAATTATGT
- a CDS encoding mechanosensitive ion channel family protein, with the protein MPEWMNNQILGITIGQYVTAFGIILVAYIAKKVFAYFLIKVILPLTQKTKRELDDRFLICLQKPSEFLIFLIGLFIAVEILQLPGKPFDVDGLATSILKALVIFDVAWFFFNLVDMVDHYLTKWAESTESALDDHLAPLLRKSLRIFIVIMAALMAIQTFGYPVTGIIASLGIGGLAFALAAKDTVSNIFGSLMIIFDRPFHVGDWVKAGDMEGTVEEVGFRSTKIRTFAKTLISVPNNIIANMALDNFSRMPKRRIRLTVGVTYETTPSQMREAISRIRELLKAHPAIDQDFFLVNFTDFGASSLDIMVYCFTTTTVWGDYLDAREDVCLKIMDTLEELGLEIAFPSTTVYLRKEETEAITENL; encoded by the coding sequence ATGCCAGAGTGGATGAACAATCAGATCCTGGGTATCACCATCGGCCAATATGTCACGGCGTTTGGCATTATTCTGGTTGCCTATATCGCAAAAAAAGTCTTCGCCTATTTTCTTATCAAGGTCATTCTGCCGCTAACGCAAAAGACCAAACGAGAGCTTGACGACCGCTTTTTAATCTGCCTTCAGAAGCCCTCAGAATTTCTCATTTTTTTGATCGGGCTTTTCATCGCCGTCGAAATCCTGCAACTCCCCGGCAAGCCCTTTGATGTCGACGGTCTGGCAACCTCAATACTCAAAGCACTGGTTATCTTCGACGTCGCATGGTTCTTCTTCAACCTTGTCGACATGGTCGATCATTACCTGACAAAGTGGGCCGAGAGCACCGAGTCGGCCCTCGACGACCATCTCGCCCCCCTGCTACGGAAAAGCCTGCGCATTTTTATTGTTATCATGGCCGCACTCATGGCCATCCAGACTTTTGGCTACCCGGTAACCGGGATCATCGCTTCTCTCGGCATCGGCGGGTTAGCCTTCGCCCTTGCGGCAAAAGACACGGTCTCCAACATCTTCGGCTCACTGATGATCATCTTTGACCGGCCTTTTCATGTCGGCGACTGGGTCAAGGCCGGGGATATGGAAGGGACTGTAGAAGAAGTCGGCTTTCGATCCACCAAAATCCGCACCTTCGCAAAGACCTTGATTTCCGTACCCAACAACATTATCGCCAATATGGCTCTCGACAATTTCAGCCGCATGCCGAAACGCAGGATTCGACTCACCGTCGGTGTCACCTACGAGACCACGCCCAGTCAGATGCGTGAAGCGATCAGCCGGATTCGAGAGCTACTAAAAGCTCACCCGGCCATTGACCAAGATTTTTTCCTCGTCAACTTTACCGACTTCGGCGCCTCGTCTCTCGACATCATGGTCTATTGCTTCACCACCACAACCGTCTGGGGAGATTATCTTGATGCCCGCGAGGACGTTTGCCTGAAAATCATGGACACCCTGGAAGAGTTGGGACTGGAGATCGCCTTCCCGAGCACAACGGTTTACCTGCGCAAGGAAGAGACGGAAGCCATCACCGAAAATCTATGA